A single window of Treponema denticola ATCC 35405 DNA harbors:
- a CDS encoding tetratricopeptide repeat protein: protein MKITRQIFIYFSFLMAVALFFSCKTTEKAVKSPVTEETKKAEKTGKKSPREEFNDKLTHLSKKGDLEGILKLIDESDPELTKDFKIQYLKLSILISMRKTKEAETFADELSKAYPNNTEILYAQVMLAQAENNTQKKNQYLKKILAINPKDSRALTEQGLDFYSAKKYNDARRKFIEAYKADPKCTEALIGLGRINYLEGKLDQAEANLTAVLEQEPNNSTALAELARIKSETNRMYQALQDINRAAELEPNNPSHWNDIGSYNLTIGRKEEAKKAYDKVIELTPDSYVAYIYRAGINDELGYKEDALADYIKVCNLYPPYYFALEGAGILLWEKGDWLNAGTAFLKALNKAPGSYQYALLYAISLYKQNKKPDAKKFMQNYLKSINRTEKENEYFLCRLFIDFAGDSELINRATAETDMVKKGRLFFYLGEFYNLTKKYTLAEKCYVQVMSIENPAFFEYRFAKKAMDEFNSSNGK from the coding sequence ATGAAAATAACCAGGCAAATTTTTATTTATTTTAGTTTTTTGATGGCTGTCGCCCTCTTTTTTTCGTGCAAAACAACTGAAAAAGCCGTAAAATCCCCTGTGACTGAAGAGACAAAAAAAGCCGAAAAAACCGGCAAAAAAAGTCCGAGAGAAGAATTTAATGATAAACTTACCCACCTTTCTAAAAAGGGAGATTTAGAGGGCATTTTAAAGTTAATAGATGAATCTGATCCTGAACTGACCAAGGATTTTAAAATACAATATCTAAAACTTTCCATCCTCATTTCGATGAGAAAAACAAAGGAAGCCGAAACCTTTGCCGATGAACTTTCCAAGGCCTATCCCAATAATACAGAAATTCTTTATGCCCAGGTTATGTTGGCCCAAGCCGAAAACAATACACAAAAGAAAAATCAATACTTGAAAAAGATATTGGCTATAAATCCCAAGGATTCAAGGGCATTAACCGAGCAAGGCTTGGATTTTTACTCTGCCAAAAAATACAATGATGCCAGAAGAAAATTTATAGAAGCTTATAAGGCTGATCCTAAATGTACTGAAGCCCTTATAGGCCTGGGACGCATAAACTATCTTGAAGGAAAACTTGACCAAGCAGAAGCAAATCTAACGGCAGTCTTGGAGCAAGAACCGAATAACAGCACAGCCCTTGCAGAACTTGCCCGTATAAAGTCGGAAACAAATAGAATGTATCAAGCCCTTCAAGATATAAATAGGGCAGCGGAACTTGAACCTAATAATCCCAGCCATTGGAATGATATAGGCTCTTATAATCTTACAATAGGCAGAAAAGAAGAAGCAAAAAAAGCTTATGACAAGGTTATAGAACTTACTCCCGATTCCTACGTAGCCTATATCTACCGTGCCGGCATAAACGATGAACTCGGCTACAAAGAAGACGCCCTCGCTGATTATATAAAGGTATGCAACCTTTATCCGCCTTATTATTTTGCACTGGAAGGAGCGGGTATCTTGCTTTGGGAAAAAGGAGACTGGTTAAATGCGGGAACAGCATTTTTAAAAGCCTTAAACAAGGCCCCGGGCTCTTATCAATATGCGCTTTTGTATGCAATAAGCCTCTATAAACAAAATAAAAAGCCGGATGCAAAAAAATTTATGCAAAACTATCTAAAATCAATCAATCGTACCGAAAAAGAAAACGAATACTTTTTATGCCGCCTTTTTATAGATTTTGCAGGTGACAGCGAGCTTATAAACAGGGCAACAGCAGAAACCGACATGGTAAAAAAAGGAAGACTGTTTTTTTATCTCGGAGAATTTTACAATCTGACCAAAAAATACACTCTTGCAGAAAAGTGCTATGTTCAAGTAATGTCGATAGAAAATCCTGCCTTTTTTGAATACCGTTTTGCAAAAAAAGCCATGGATGAATTTAACTCAAGCAACGGGAAATAG
- a CDS encoding MGH1-like glycoside hydrolase domain-containing protein — MNKRDFPRVHFYDQDFVDIYDRTWAWVHDFWHSTGDGKQGTEGFFIYPEADGNFLNQYETIFSSFFFVYSNKNYTPNSALDFFYDRQEENGAIRNRYDFDTKEPVLKRDNPEGLGMPLFAWAEYNIYHKTGNKKRVKDIMPVLIKYMDWIDKMFKSDNGLYKSPLETVNMPNTPRKESVFLTDFNSALAVNALYMSALGDILNDKEIDFQYKRLYFTIKTRINSMMWNEEDGFYYDLDAEGKQIKKKTLAGFWPMLAEIPNEDKAALLVEHLSNPKTFGVDHPFPSLAANEPEYDENGNGACGSVFPILNFVVVKGLEKYNRWEIARECVIRHLYYVLETLSPAGNSKKQGFLWEAYSPVKEGPAQWKGKPAFPRKQYLLSVGLSTISLMIENVIGLSISLPRKTVNWTVPNLEVMGIENLSLKRNLITILSSKSQRGWEIHMESEKLYYFTINILNEKKKTLPIPSGKCSMLIDKL; from the coding sequence GTGAATAAAAGAGATTTTCCGCGTGTTCATTTTTACGATCAAGATTTCGTGGACATTTACGATAGAACATGGGCTTGGGTTCATGATTTTTGGCATTCGACAGGCGACGGCAAACAGGGTACCGAGGGCTTTTTTATTTATCCCGAAGCGGACGGCAATTTTTTGAATCAATATGAAACTATATTTTCTTCTTTTTTCTTTGTTTATTCCAATAAGAATTATACACCGAATTCTGCTCTCGACTTTTTTTATGACAGGCAGGAAGAAAACGGAGCCATACGCAATAGATATGATTTTGATACAAAGGAACCTGTTTTAAAGAGGGATAATCCTGAAGGGCTGGGTATGCCCCTATTTGCATGGGCTGAGTACAATATTTATCATAAGACGGGAAATAAAAAACGTGTAAAGGATATTATGCCTGTTTTGATTAAGTATATGGACTGGATTGACAAAATGTTTAAGTCGGATAACGGTCTGTACAAAAGCCCCCTTGAAACAGTCAATATGCCTAATACGCCCCGAAAAGAGTCCGTTTTTTTGACCGATTTTAATTCGGCCCTTGCGGTAAATGCCCTTTATATGTCTGCTTTAGGCGATATACTAAACGACAAAGAAATAGACTTTCAGTATAAGAGGTTGTATTTTACAATAAAAACCAGAATCAATTCCATGATGTGGAATGAAGAAGACGGCTTTTATTATGATCTCGATGCTGAGGGTAAGCAGATAAAGAAGAAGACTCTTGCCGGTTTTTGGCCAATGCTTGCTGAGATTCCCAATGAGGATAAGGCTGCTCTTCTGGTAGAACACCTATCCAATCCTAAAACTTTCGGGGTTGATCATCCCTTTCCCAGTCTTGCAGCAAATGAGCCTGAATATGACGAAAACGGAAACGGTGCCTGCGGCAGCGTCTTCCCTATTTTGAACTTTGTTGTCGTAAAGGGCTTGGAAAAATATAACCGCTGGGAGATAGCGAGAGAGTGCGTTATAAGGCACCTTTACTATGTGCTTGAAACCCTTTCGCCCGCAGGCAATTCAAAAAAACAGGGCTTTTTATGGGAGGCCTATTCTCCTGTCAAAGAAGGCCCCGCCCAATGGAAGGGAAAACCTGCCTTTCCGCGTAAACAATATCTTTTGAGCGTAGGCCTTTCTACAATCAGCCTGATGATCGAAAACGTTATAGGTCTTTCGATAAGTCTTCCGCGTAAGACTGTCAACTGGACTGTCCCCAATCTTGAAGTCATGGGTATCGAAAACTTAAGCCTTAAAAGGAATCTGATCACTATTCTTTCGTCCAAGAGCCAGAGGGGATGGGAAATACATATGGAAAGCGAAAAGCTCTATTATTTTACCATAAATATCCTAAACGAAAAGAAGAAGACCTTGCCGATTCCGTCGGGTAAGTGTTCAATGCTGATAGACAAACTTTAA
- a CDS encoding Glu/Leu/Phe/Val family dehydrogenase → MASTYEKLLTTITEAAKTANLEEDDYISLLSPEREMHVSIPVKMDNGKIKVFSGYRVQHSTLRGPAKGGIRFHQDVNIDEVRSLSAWMTFKCAVADIPYGGGKGGICVNPSNLSETELEKLTRGYTRRITSFIGPKTDIPAPDVGTNAKIMSWIVDSYSSYAGEFTPAVVTGKPLPLGGSKGRVEATGRGVLFATREILKKLNKTLKDQSVVIQGLGNVGGVTADLFYKEEARIIAISDTSSAIYNEKGLDIPQILKHKKGGKKLKSFEGDFKRITNEELLELKADILIPAALENQITEKNASNIKASIIIEAANGPITPEADKILEKKNIITVPDVLANSGGVIVSYFEWVQNLQGFYWTEEEVNKRLEDKMIEAFKLVWDVKEAYKVSMRKAAYIKALKELVETQKVKGIN, encoded by the coding sequence ATGGCGAGTACATACGAAAAACTTTTAACCACAATAACGGAAGCCGCAAAGACGGCTAACCTGGAAGAGGACGATTACATATCCCTCTTAAGCCCTGAAAGAGAGATGCATGTTTCAATACCCGTAAAAATGGACAACGGAAAAATCAAGGTTTTTAGCGGATACAGGGTTCAGCATTCTACACTAAGAGGTCCTGCAAAGGGAGGAATAAGATTTCACCAAGATGTAAATATCGATGAGGTACGATCCCTTTCTGCATGGATGACCTTTAAATGTGCCGTTGCCGACATTCCCTATGGAGGCGGAAAAGGAGGCATTTGCGTAAATCCTTCAAATCTTTCAGAAACGGAACTTGAAAAGCTGACAAGAGGCTACACAAGGCGGATTACATCTTTTATCGGCCCTAAAACGGATATACCTGCCCCGGATGTAGGAACAAATGCAAAGATTATGTCTTGGATAGTGGACAGCTACAGCAGCTATGCAGGAGAATTTACTCCCGCAGTTGTTACGGGAAAACCTCTTCCTCTCGGCGGGTCTAAAGGACGAGTAGAAGCCACAGGCCGGGGAGTTCTTTTTGCAACGAGGGAAATTTTAAAGAAACTCAATAAAACCTTAAAAGACCAAAGTGTAGTTATTCAAGGGCTTGGAAATGTCGGCGGCGTTACTGCAGATCTTTTTTATAAAGAAGAAGCCAGGATAATTGCAATAAGCGATACAAGCAGTGCAATATACAATGAAAAAGGCTTAGATATTCCTCAAATACTCAAACATAAAAAGGGAGGAAAAAAACTCAAGTCTTTTGAAGGCGATTTTAAAAGAATAACCAATGAAGAACTATTGGAGCTTAAAGCCGATATTTTGATTCCGGCTGCCCTCGAAAATCAAATTACCGAAAAAAATGCATCAAATATTAAGGCATCCATAATAATCGAAGCAGCAAACGGCCCCATCACCCCTGAAGCCGATAAGATCCTCGAAAAAAAGAATATTATAACGGTGCCCGATGTCCTTGCTAACTCGGGAGGTGTAATCGTTTCATACTTTGAATGGGTGCAAAACCTGCAAGGCTTTTATTGGACGGAAGAAGAAGTCAACAAGCGCCTTGAAGATAAGATGATTGAAGCCTTCAAACTGGTATGGGACGTAAAAGAGGCCTATAAAGTCAGCATGAGAAAGGCAGCCTATATTAAGGCCTTAAAAGAACTTGTAGAAACTCAAAAAGTTAAGGGAATTAACTAA
- a CDS encoding formate/nitrite transporter family protein produces MSEKMYCDPAEILEVTVQKGIAKASTSVWKLLCLGFLAGVFIAFASEGSNMAAFGLFAKPETYGLGKFVAGLIFPVGLILVLLAGAELFTGNNLIIAAVLEKKVSFSAMLKNWIAVYIGNLIGSVFIAFLIVQSGQLSSGANLLGGITIKIAYGKVSLSFVQAVFLGIMCNWLVCLAVWLCYGAKDMTGKMLAAFFPIWLFITSGFEHSVANMYYIPAGIFSKSVPAYAAASGLSAEALSNINWAAFFIKNLMPVTLGNIIGGAFFVGMFYWICYKKK; encoded by the coding sequence ATGTCTGAAAAAATGTATTGTGATCCGGCCGAGATTTTGGAAGTTACGGTGCAAAAGGGTATTGCAAAGGCTTCTACTTCTGTATGGAAGCTGCTTTGCCTAGGATTCTTGGCAGGGGTTTTTATTGCCTTTGCTTCGGAAGGCTCCAATATGGCTGCTTTCGGACTTTTTGCCAAGCCTGAAACTTACGGCCTTGGAAAATTCGTTGCTGGGCTTATTTTTCCTGTAGGACTTATCTTGGTTCTCCTTGCCGGAGCCGAGCTTTTTACGGGCAACAACCTGATAATTGCAGCCGTTTTAGAAAAAAAGGTGAGCTTTTCTGCAATGCTTAAAAACTGGATTGCCGTTTATATTGGGAACCTTATAGGTTCTGTTTTTATTGCTTTTTTGATTGTGCAAAGCGGACAGCTTTCAAGCGGTGCAAATCTTTTGGGAGGGATTACGATAAAAATTGCTTACGGCAAGGTTTCTCTTTCTTTTGTGCAGGCTGTTTTTTTAGGCATCATGTGTAATTGGCTGGTCTGCCTTGCAGTCTGGCTTTGTTATGGCGCTAAGGATATGACCGGGAAGATGCTTGCAGCTTTTTTCCCGATTTGGCTTTTTATAACTTCCGGTTTTGAGCACAGTGTCGCGAACATGTACTATATCCCTGCGGGGATTTTTTCGAAAAGCGTTCCGGCCTATGCTGCCGCTTCAGGCCTTTCTGCCGAGGCTCTTTCAAATATAAATTGGGCTGCTTTTTTTATAAAGAATTTAATGCCCGTTACCCTCGGAAACATAATAGGCGGAGCCTTTTTTGTCGGAATGTTTTATTGGATTTGTTATAAGAAAAAATAA
- a CDS encoding NAD(P)-dependent oxidoreductase: MKVENCDVGFIGLGVMGKSMAERLRAAGAKMHVFTRTKKSAEEILSKGAIWYDDPASLAPNCKIIFTIVGYPQDVEETYFGEKGLLKTAKPGTIFADMTTSSPILAKKIYDEAKKKECFSVDAPVSGGDIGAKNGTLSIMAGGDESAFKELEPFFACMGKTWALQGGAGAGQHTKMANQIAVAANLFGTVEAVCYAEAAGLDPHKMLSAIGGGAAGSWQILNNGPKMLQKDFAPGFYIKHFLKDLNITLNVAKELKLHIPVLELAQNFFNKMNEEGYAEKGTQAIYEYYKTL, encoded by the coding sequence ATGAAGGTTGAAAATTGCGATGTAGGCTTTATAGGCCTTGGAGTTATGGGAAAAAGCATGGCCGAAAGATTAAGAGCGGCCGGTGCTAAGATGCACGTTTTTACGCGTACAAAAAAATCCGCCGAAGAAATTCTTTCAAAGGGAGCCATTTGGTATGATGACCCGGCAAGCCTTGCTCCCAACTGTAAAATCATCTTTACCATCGTCGGCTACCCGCAAGATGTTGAAGAAACATATTTCGGAGAAAAGGGCTTATTAAAAACCGCAAAGCCCGGAACGATTTTTGCCGATATGACGACCTCAAGTCCGATTTTGGCAAAAAAGATTTATGATGAGGCAAAGAAAAAAGAATGCTTTTCTGTAGACGCTCCCGTTTCAGGCGGCGACATAGGAGCTAAAAACGGAACCCTTTCAATTATGGCAGGCGGAGATGAATCAGCCTTTAAAGAGCTGGAACCTTTTTTTGCCTGCATGGGAAAAACTTGGGCTCTTCAAGGAGGTGCAGGGGCAGGGCAGCACACTAAGATGGCAAACCAAATAGCCGTCGCGGCAAACCTTTTCGGTACTGTCGAGGCTGTCTGTTATGCCGAGGCCGCAGGCCTTGACCCTCACAAAATGCTTTCGGCTATCGGGGGCGGTGCTGCAGGAAGTTGGCAGATTTTAAACAACGGGCCTAAGATGCTTCAAAAAGATTTTGCTCCGGGTTTTTATATTAAACACTTTTTAAAGGATTTAAACATAACCTTAAATGTTGCGAAGGAACTCAAACTGCACATTCCCGTTTTGGAACTTGCACAAAATTTCTTTAATAAGATGAATGAAGAAGGCTATGCCGAAAAAGGAACGCAGGCCATCTATGAATATTATAAAACCCTTTAA
- a CDS encoding orotate phosphoribosyltransferase, with product MHKDEKKIAEVQKKYGALLAKTAFELGALKLSPNEPFTWASGYRMPIYNDNRRFLALPEMRRTIAEAFAELLKAVDFDPEWLAGTATAGIPHSVSLGDLLQKSVSYVRSGGKDHGLKNQIEGLGANADYKGADVLVVEDLISTGGSSIKAVEAVRNANGKVPFCFAIFSYGFAEAEKAFAELKPSCIPVTILNYDIMLDEAVKQNYISEENKKSLGEWRLDPFGWGEKHGFPKV from the coding sequence ATGCACAAAGATGAAAAGAAAATTGCAGAGGTTCAAAAAAAATATGGGGCGCTTTTGGCTAAAACGGCCTTTGAGTTGGGTGCCTTAAAGCTTTCTCCCAATGAACCCTTTACTTGGGCATCGGGCTACCGTATGCCTATTTATAACGATAACCGCCGTTTTTTAGCCCTGCCTGAGATGCGCCGTACAATAGCAGAAGCCTTCGCAGAGCTTTTAAAAGCGGTTGACTTTGACCCCGAATGGCTTGCAGGAACAGCTACTGCCGGAATTCCTCATTCAGTAAGTTTGGGAGACCTCTTGCAAAAAAGCGTTTCCTATGTACGCTCAGGCGGAAAAGATCACGGCTTAAAAAACCAGATTGAGGGTTTGGGCGCTAATGCGGATTATAAAGGTGCCGATGTGCTTGTTGTTGAAGATTTAATTTCGACAGGGGGAAGCTCCATAAAGGCTGTTGAGGCCGTGCGTAATGCAAACGGGAAGGTCCCATTTTGTTTTGCTATCTTTTCTTACGGATTTGCAGAAGCCGAAAAAGCTTTTGCCGAATTAAAACCTTCCTGTATTCCGGTTACTATTTTAAACTACGATATTATGCTGGATGAGGCTGTAAAGCAAAACTATATAAGCGAAGAAAATAAAAAGAGTCTGGGTGAATGGAGGCTGGATCCTTTCGGTTGGGGCGAAAAACACGGCTTTCCCAAGGTTTGA
- a CDS encoding TVP38/TMEM64 family protein — protein sequence MKKRKLTDKWRKIITIGLIIFLLCLSIFLYFFWGQPLIKFLMDAEKVHAYVESHPFSSRIFFVTAVFLQVVVAVIPGCPFEIGAGYAFGAVEGALVSLAGISAAGILIFLFVKKFGKAAIEIFFSPEKIESIKIFKNKKRLHLIVFIVFLIPGTPKDLLTYMAGLTPIRLSEWLILSTLARFPAILASTIAGTSLAQKNTGLALAVFLIGSIAAFAGVLIFNKLNSRKKS from the coding sequence ATGAAAAAAAGAAAATTAACCGATAAATGGCGGAAAATCATTACTATAGGCTTAATAATTTTTCTTTTGTGTTTGAGCATCTTTCTCTATTTTTTTTGGGGACAACCTCTTATAAAATTTCTTATGGATGCAGAAAAAGTACATGCCTATGTTGAATCTCATCCTTTTTCGAGCCGTATATTTTTTGTGACTGCCGTTTTTTTACAAGTAGTAGTTGCGGTAATCCCGGGATGTCCATTCGAAATAGGAGCAGGCTATGCTTTTGGAGCGGTAGAGGGCGCCTTAGTATCATTGGCAGGAATATCTGCCGCCGGTATTTTAATTTTTTTATTTGTAAAAAAATTCGGCAAAGCGGCAATAGAAATTTTCTTCTCGCCCGAAAAAATAGAATCCATAAAAATATTTAAAAATAAAAAAAGACTCCACCTAATAGTTTTTATAGTTTTTTTAATTCCGGGAACACCTAAAGACTTATTAACCTATATGGCAGGCCTTACACCTATACGTTTAAGCGAATGGCTCATACTAAGCACATTGGCCCGTTTTCCGGCTATATTGGCGTCAACAATAGCAGGAACAAGCTTAGCACAAAAAAATACGGGGCTTGCTCTTGCCGTGTTTTTGATAGGAAGCATCGCTGCCTTTGCAGGAGTTTTGATTTTTAACAAACTAAATAGCCGTAAAAAAAGCTAA
- a CDS encoding flagellin: MIINHNMSAMFSQRTLGHTHLLNQKNIEKLSSGLRINRAGDDASGLAVSEKMRSQIRGLNQASANAQNGISFIQVAEAFLQETTDVIQRIRELSIQSSNGIYSAEDRLYIQVEVSQLIAEVDRIASHAQFNGMNMLTGRFAQETGENTVTASMWFHIGANMDQRTRAYIGTMTAKALGVRNIGDESIMTIETPEKANRAIGTLDEAIKKINKQRADLGAYQNRLELTVVGINIAAENLQASESRIRDVDMAKEMVDYTKNQILTQSGTAMLAQANQATQSVMTLLR; encoded by the coding sequence ATGATCATTAATCACAACATGAGCGCTATGTTTTCACAGAGGACATTGGGACACACCCATTTACTTAACCAAAAAAACATAGAAAAACTTTCTTCAGGTTTACGTATTAACCGAGCGGGCGATGATGCATCCGGTTTGGCAGTATCAGAAAAAATGAGAAGCCAGATTCGCGGTTTGAACCAAGCAAGTGCCAACGCACAAAACGGCATTTCTTTTATTCAAGTTGCGGAAGCTTTCCTTCAGGAAACTACAGATGTTATCCAGAGAATCCGCGAACTCAGCATTCAGTCTTCTAACGGTATTTACTCGGCAGAAGACAGATTGTACATTCAGGTTGAAGTATCTCAGCTAATCGCTGAAGTAGACCGAATTGCAAGCCATGCACAGTTCAACGGTATGAATATGCTTACCGGAAGATTTGCTCAAGAAACCGGAGAAAATACCGTAACTGCTTCTATGTGGTTCCACATCGGTGCCAACATGGATCAGAGAACAAGAGCTTACATTGGAACAATGACAGCTAAGGCTCTCGGCGTTCGCAATATCGGAGATGAATCGATTATGACTATCGAAACACCCGAAAAAGCTAACCGCGCTATCGGTACCCTTGATGAAGCCATCAAGAAGATCAACAAGCAAAGAGCCGACCTTGGTGCATACCAGAACAGACTCGAACTCACTGTTGTAGGTATCAATATCGCAGCAGAAAACCTCCAAGCCTCCGAATCACGAATCCGTGACGTAGATATGGCTAAGGAGATGGTAGATTATACCAAAAACCAGATTCTCACACAGTCCGGTACAGCAATGCTTGCACAGGCAAATCAGGCAACTCAGAGTGTCATGACCTTGTTAAGGTAA
- the flgF gene encoding flagellar basal-body rod protein FlgF, with translation MVRGWYTAASGMLAQQRQLDVISNNLANLDTTSFKRDVSVQKSFPELLLRRLNDDGVIKNPFGSSDIAPIIGKLGLGVETNEIFTEFEQGSLKQTSSPADLALEGQGFFAVETPYGEKYTRNGNFMIGVEGYLMTKEGYPVMGENGRIFLQDMEYKINQDGQIYVRPITEPESDSVYLDRLKIVEFENDRYLSKNGSSFYLDTPLSGKAIAAEGPSRPVVVQGFIEASNVNVVNEMVRMIEVNRAYEANQKSIQAEDTMMAKLWNEAVKK, from the coding sequence ATGGTAAGAGGTTGGTATACTGCGGCGAGCGGAATGCTTGCTCAACAGCGTCAGTTGGATGTTATTTCAAATAATTTGGCTAACTTGGATACGACCAGTTTTAAAAGAGATGTTTCAGTTCAAAAGTCTTTTCCCGAATTGCTTTTAAGAAGGCTGAATGATGACGGCGTAATAAAAAATCCATTCGGTTCATCGGACATAGCTCCCATTATAGGAAAACTGGGGCTCGGTGTTGAAACTAACGAGATTTTTACCGAGTTTGAACAAGGCTCTTTAAAACAGACAAGCTCTCCGGCCGATTTAGCCTTGGAAGGACAGGGCTTTTTTGCCGTTGAAACTCCTTATGGAGAAAAGTATACCCGAAACGGAAATTTTATGATTGGTGTTGAAGGCTACCTTATGACTAAGGAAGGCTATCCCGTTATGGGAGAAAACGGCCGCATCTTTTTACAGGACATGGAATATAAGATCAACCAAGACGGACAAATCTACGTACGCCCGATTACCGAGCCCGAAAGCGATTCAGTTTATCTGGACCGCTTAAAAATAGTGGAATTTGAAAATGACAGATACTTAAGCAAAAACGGATCAAGCTTTTATTTGGATACACCTCTTTCGGGAAAAGCTATTGCTGCCGAGGGACCGTCCCGTCCCGTTGTAGTGCAGGGCTTTATTGAAGCTTCCAATGTAAATGTCGTAAACGAAATGGTTAGGATGATAGAAGTAAACAGGGCCTATGAGGCCAATCAAAAATCCATTCAGGCCGAAGATACTATGATGGCCAAACTATGGAATGAAGCAGTTAAAAAATAA
- the flgG gene encoding flagellar basal-body rod protein FlgG, producing MVRSLWTAATGMNTQQANIDTVANNLANVNTSGFKKQRAEFEDLIYQTVKTAGTPATEDTITPVGVQMGHGARLAATQRIFEQGSLQNTGVTSDIAIQGEGFFRVLQYDGTYAYTRDGSFKIDADRQLVTSNGLRVLPEIIFPEGYRENTIAVSRDGRVTVKVGDIDDPIEVGQIELYRFQNNAGLSAEGSNLFRQTPASGTAIPGRPGFTGFGRTEHKFLEMSNVSTVSEMVNMIVAQRAYEFNSKAIQTSDNMLGTAVSLKR from the coding sequence ATGGTTAGAAGTTTATGGACGGCCGCAACAGGCATGAACACTCAACAGGCAAACATCGACACGGTTGCAAACAACTTGGCAAACGTAAATACAAGCGGTTTTAAAAAGCAGAGAGCGGAATTTGAAGACCTCATCTATCAGACGGTAAAAACCGCGGGTACGCCTGCTACAGAGGATACGATTACTCCGGTAGGAGTTCAGATGGGACACGGTGCAAGGCTTGCCGCTACCCAAAGAATATTTGAGCAAGGCTCCTTGCAAAATACGGGAGTCACAAGCGATATAGCCATTCAGGGTGAAGGTTTTTTTAGGGTTCTTCAATATGACGGAACCTATGCTTATACAAGGGACGGCTCTTTTAAGATTGATGCAGACCGCCAGCTTGTAACTTCAAACGGTTTACGCGTTTTACCCGAAATCATTTTCCCCGAAGGTTACCGGGAGAATACTATTGCAGTCAGCAGGGACGGCCGTGTTACCGTTAAAGTCGGCGATATAGACGATCCGATCGAAGTAGGCCAGATAGAGCTTTACCGCTTCCAGAACAACGCAGGTCTTTCAGCCGAGGGTTCTAACCTTTTTAGGCAGACTCCTGCATCAGGCACGGCTATTCCGGGCCGTCCCGGGTTTACCGGCTTCGGAAGAACCGAGCACAAGTTTTTGGAAATGTCAAACGTTTCAACCGTAAGCGAAATGGTAAACATGATTGTGGCTCAAAGAGCTTATGAGTTTAATTCGAAGGCTATCCAGACAAGCGATAATATGCTTGGTACTGCGGTAAGTTTAAAGCGATAG
- a CDS encoding rod-binding protein: MEVNKIGTNQAGREDVKNSLINKSEVPASAKSQQNFTQMLETLRGSERASSIISNIQGESSASVSGLKTGSSEALFDTRLPGDILKSMKIENPVPADTHREVQGIASSFGKSGETVYSRYSIDRTSKLYEQALEFESYFVKIMLDSMRNTLTGKTLAGDESFAGKMYQDMMYDELGRSMTKNAGFGLADQIYLELSGVGEERHFFG, from the coding sequence ATGGAAGTAAACAAAATAGGAACAAATCAAGCGGGCAGGGAGGATGTAAAAAATTCTTTGATAAATAAAAGTGAAGTCCCTGCATCGGCAAAATCTCAACAAAATTTTACTCAAATGCTTGAAACTCTGCGAGGTTCTGAAAGAGCGTCTTCTATTATTTCCAATATTCAGGGCGAAAGCTCTGCTTCCGTCTCAGGCTTAAAGACAGGCTCCTCAGAAGCCCTCTTTGATACCCGTCTCCCGGGTGATATTTTAAAATCCATGAAGATAGAAAATCCCGTTCCGGCCGACACTCACAGGGAGGTTCAGGGCATAGCCTCCTCCTTCGGAAAATCCGGCGAAACGGTTTATTCAAGATATTCGATTGACAGGACGAGTAAGCTTTACGAACAAGCTCTTGAGTTTGAATCCTACTTTGTAAAAATAATGCTCGACTCTATGCGGAATACCTTGACGGGAAAAACTCTTGCAGGAGACGAATCTTTTGCAGGCAAGATGTACCAAGACATGATGTATGATGAGCTCGGCCGCAGCATGACCAAAAACGCAGGCTTCGGCCTCGCCGATCAAATCTATCTGGAACTTTCAGGCGTAGGGGAGGAAAGACACTTTTTCGGATAA